The following are from one region of the Nostoc cf. commune SO-36 genome:
- a CDS encoding type II toxin-antitoxin system RelE/ParE family toxin: protein MSAFRLTELATQDLLSIGRYTQKTWGTEQRNRYLAILDDCFHLLAREPHRGRTCDDIRSGYRKYHIGRHLIFYQETNETIDIIRILHDRMDVESYFNED from the coding sequence ATGTCAGCATTTCGCCTCACTGAATTAGCCACTCAAGACTTGCTATCAATCGGTCGCTACACCCAAAAAACATGGGGAACTGAGCAGAGAAACCGTTATCTTGCTATCTTGGACGATTGCTTTCATCTCTTGGCACGAGAGCCACACAGGGGACGTACTTGTGATGATATTCGCTCAGGATATCGCAAGTACCACATCGGACGACATTTGATCTTTTATCAGGAAACCAATGAAACTATCGATATTATTCGTATTTTGCATGATCGTATGGATGTGGAGTCTTATTTCAACGAAGACTAA
- a CDS encoding ATP-dependent Clp protease ATP-binding subunit, with product MFERFTEKAIKVIMLAQEEARRLGHNFVGTEQILLGLIGEGTGVAAKVLKSMGVNLKDARIEVEKIIGRGSGFVAVEIPFTPRAKRVLELSLEEARQLGHNYIGTEHLLLGLIREGEGVAARVLENLGVDLSKVRTQVIRMLGETAEVSPGGSSGRTKTPTLDEFGSNLTQMAIDNKLDPVVGRAKEIERVIQILGRRTKNNPVLIGEPGVGKTAIAEGLASRIATKDVPDILEDKRVVTLDIGLLVAGTKYRGEFEERLKKIMDEIRSAGNVILVIDEVHTLIGAGAAEGAIDAANILKPALARGELQCIGATTLDEYRKHIERDAALERRFQPVMVGEPTVDETIEILYGLRERYEQHHKLKISDEALVAAAKLSDRYISDRFLPDKAIDLVDEAGSRVRLINSQLPPAAKELDKELRQILKEKDDAVRSQDFDKAGELRDREMEIKAEIRAIAQSKTNATGTEGEEPVVTEEDIAHIVASWTGVPVNKLTESESEKLLHMEDTLHQRLIGQDEAVKAVSRAIRRARVGLKNPNRPIASFVFSGPTGVGKTELAKSLAAYFFGSEEAMIRLDMSEYMERHTVSKLIGSPPGYVGYNEGGQLTEAVRRRPYTVVLFDEIEKAHPDVFNMLLQILEDGRLTDAKGRTVDFKNTLLILTSNIGSKVIEKGGSGIGFEFSEDASESTYNRIRSLVNEELKQYFRPEFLNRLDEIIVFRQLNKPEVTQIAEIMLKEVFGRLTEKGITLEVTDRFKDRLITEGYSPSYGARPLRRAIMRLLEDSLAEEILSGRIKDGDTALVDVDENGIVQVSSQQRRELLPQGVE from the coding sequence ATGTTTGAGCGCTTCACAGAAAAAGCCATTAAGGTAATCATGCTGGCCCAAGAAGAGGCCCGCCGTTTAGGTCACAACTTTGTCGGAACTGAGCAGATCCTCTTGGGTCTGATCGGCGAAGGCACTGGTGTGGCTGCTAAAGTGCTGAAATCAATGGGTGTCAATCTCAAAGATGCCCGAATTGAAGTTGAAAAAATTATAGGACGGGGATCAGGCTTTGTTGCTGTGGAAATTCCGTTTACGCCACGGGCAAAGCGAGTTTTAGAACTCTCCTTGGAAGAAGCACGCCAACTGGGGCATAACTACATTGGCACCGAGCATCTGCTGTTGGGCCTAATCCGCGAAGGGGAAGGTGTCGCAGCCAGGGTGCTAGAAAACCTCGGTGTGGATCTATCTAAGGTAAGAACCCAAGTTATCCGCATGTTGGGAGAAACTGCCGAAGTTTCACCAGGCGGTTCATCCGGGCGCACAAAAACCCCGACTCTGGATGAATTTGGTTCAAACCTGACCCAGATGGCAATAGATAATAAGCTCGATCCAGTGGTGGGACGCGCTAAAGAAATTGAGCGAGTGATTCAGATATTGGGTCGCCGAACCAAAAATAACCCAGTGCTGATTGGGGAACCAGGGGTTGGTAAGACTGCGATCGCTGAAGGTTTAGCTTCACGCATTGCCACCAAAGATGTCCCTGACATCCTCGAAGATAAACGCGTCGTCACCTTGGATATTGGTTTGCTCGTAGCAGGAACCAAGTACCGGGGTGAATTTGAAGAACGCTTGAAAAAAATCATGGATGAAATCCGCTCGGCGGGTAATGTCATTCTCGTGATTGATGAGGTACATACCTTAATTGGTGCGGGTGCAGCCGAAGGTGCGATTGACGCAGCAAATATCCTCAAGCCAGCTTTGGCCAGAGGTGAGTTGCAGTGCATCGGTGCTACAACCTTAGATGAATACCGGAAGCACATCGAGCGAGATGCAGCATTAGAGCGGCGTTTCCAACCAGTCATGGTTGGCGAACCTACAGTTGATGAAACAATTGAAATTTTATATGGTTTGCGCGAACGCTACGAGCAACACCACAAACTGAAAATCTCCGACGAAGCATTGGTGGCGGCGGCGAAGTTATCAGATCGTTACATTAGCGATCGCTTCCTCCCAGATAAAGCCATCGACTTAGTTGATGAAGCTGGTTCTAGGGTGCGCTTGATTAACTCCCAACTGCCACCCGCAGCTAAAGAGTTAGACAAAGAACTGCGTCAGATATTAAAAGAAAAAGATGATGCAGTGCGCTCCCAAGACTTTGACAAAGCTGGAGAATTGCGCGATCGCGAAATGGAAATCAAAGCCGAAATCCGGGCGATCGCTCAAAGCAAGACCAATGCAACTGGCACAGAAGGTGAAGAACCTGTAGTTACAGAAGAAGACATTGCTCACATTGTCGCTTCCTGGACAGGTGTACCGGTGAACAAACTCACCGAATCTGAATCTGAAAAGCTGCTGCACATGGAAGACACCTTGCACCAGCGTTTAATCGGTCAAGATGAAGCTGTGAAAGCAGTTTCACGGGCAATCCGTCGCGCTCGTGTTGGTTTGAAAAATCCCAACCGACCCATAGCTAGCTTTGTCTTCTCTGGGCCTACTGGTGTAGGTAAAACCGAGTTGGCGAAATCCTTAGCTGCTTACTTCTTCGGTTCCGAAGAAGCGATGATCCGTTTAGATATGTCCGAATACATGGAGCGTCACACCGTCAGCAAGCTGATTGGTTCCCCTCCAGGTTATGTTGGCTATAACGAAGGTGGTCAGCTAACCGAAGCCGTGCGGCGGCGACCTTACACCGTGGTGTTGTTCGACGAAATCGAAAAAGCACACCCCGATGTCTTCAACATGCTGCTGCAAATTTTGGAAGACGGTCGGTTAACTGATGCCAAAGGTCGCACGGTGGACTTCAAGAACACCTTGCTGATTTTAACTTCCAACATTGGTTCTAAGGTAATTGAAAAAGGCGGTAGCGGTATCGGCTTTGAATTCTCCGAAGATGCTAGCGAGTCAACTTACAACCGGATTCGCTCTTTGGTGAACGAAGAATTGAAGCAGTACTTCCGTCCAGAGTTCCTCAACCGACTCGATGAAATTATCGTCTTCCGTCAGTTGAACAAGCCGGAAGTGACCCAAATCGCCGAAATTATGCTCAAGGAAGTATTTGGTCGTCTGACGGAAAAGGGTATCACCTTAGAAGTCACAGACCGCTTCAAGGATCGTTTGATCACTGAAGGTTACAGTCCCAGCTACGGCGCAAGGCCATTACGTCGGGCAATTATGCGCCTGTTAGAAGATAGCCTAGCAGAAGAAATTCTGTCTGGTCGTATCAAAGATGGCGATACAGCCCTTGTTGATGTGGATGAAAATGGCATTGTCCAAGTTAGTTCTCAACAGCGTCGGGAATTGTTACCCCAAGGTGTTGAGTAA
- a CDS encoding type II toxin-antitoxin system HicB family antitoxin, translating to MNYHYSMVIQWSEEDRLFLVHLPEFSWQQFHTHGRTYEEAAKNGQEVIETFVEMLKEENKPLPEPRMLPKKPLQVA from the coding sequence ATGAACTATCACTACAGCATGGTAATTCAATGGTCGGAGGAAGATAGACTTTTTTTAGTACACTTACCTGAGTTCTCCTGGCAACAATTTCATACGCATGGTAGGACTTATGAAGAAGCAGCAAAAAATGGTCAGGAAGTAATTGAGACTTTTGTGGAAATGTTGAAAGAAGAAAACAAACCACTACCAGAACCGAGAATGCTTCCTAAAAAACCGTTGCAAGTTGCGTAA
- a CDS encoding clan AA aspartic protease: MISGIVKNGRATVNIIFRLTNKPDFSIEFVINTGFTEFLSLPPAAVTLLGFPFVYEMYANLADNSNVILPVHQGNIIWNGEEREVNVLATGRLPLLGTALLDEHELVIQFIDGGLVTIDDF; this comes from the coding sequence GTGATTTCTGGTATTGTCAAGAACGGACGCGCAACAGTTAATATCATATTTCGACTTACAAATAAACCAGATTTTAGTATTGAATTTGTTATAAATACAGGTTTTACAGAGTTTCTTTCTCTGCCTCCAGCAGCAGTTACTCTACTGGGTTTCCCTTTCGTGTATGAAATGTATGCAAATTTAGCTGACAATAGTAATGTAATTTTGCCAGTACATCAAGGTAACATTATTTGGAATGGAGAAGAACGGGAAGTGAATGTACTTGCTACAGGACGGCTACCTCTATTAGGAACTGCTTTACTTGATGAACATGAACTTGTCATACAGTTTATCGATGGTGGTTTAGTAACAATTGATGATTTTTAG
- a CDS encoding type II toxin-antitoxin system ParD family antitoxin: protein MQKNTSVTLGEHFEAFIANQVESGRFASASEAIRAGLRLLEEREIKLAALQRALTDGENSGFADYSLSGLLAELDRE from the coding sequence ATGCAAAAAAATACAAGTGTTACCTTGGGTGAGCATTTTGAAGCGTTTATCGCCAATCAAGTTGAAAGCGGTCGTTTTGCCAGCGCCAGTGAAGCGATTCGAGCGGGACTGCGCCTTTTAGAAGAGCGAGAAATAAAACTTGCCGCTTTGCAACGAGCATTGACAGATGGGGAAAATAGCGGATTTGCTGACTATTCTCTCTCAGGATTGCTTGCAGAACTTGATCGTGAATAG
- a CDS encoding mannosyltransferase family protein — protein sequence MVKVQIVIKKVLWKNDFLFPAAIWLASRIFIWTAMLLVAPKLTLPAEEFLPSFGWGVVDAWDSMHYRAIATSGYEFVNDGKQHNLAFFPLFPLSIWVLMKLGLPFELAGTLINNLAFFAALYCLYFWVKDHYGSNAAQWVTAVVSLYPSSMFTGVIYTEGLYLFLSTSALRAFDQNQYGWTALWGAMATATRPTGMALIPAFAIAAWKERRPPVAYIAGLTTAIGILLFSLYCAIYFGGPLAFIEAQRGWRPTLGFDWQGWLNMIMQIVVGTKNWQYGWVENPSGGIQDPWYLLLLVVIVASGYLLWRFSSGKLFYGFYALVLFLLLLASEQWINSLLNLFMVLGGGYVLWRLHTKLTPVTVIYGFCGIGLLLASGGTISLSRLAYGIVPLNIAIGVLLSRHPRQGYLILGIFVTLLAKIAVGFAQERWVG from the coding sequence ATGGTCAAAGTTCAAATAGTAATAAAAAAAGTCTTATGGAAAAATGATTTCCTATTTCCAGCAGCAATATGGCTTGCCAGCCGAATATTCATTTGGACTGCCATGTTGCTGGTTGCGCCCAAGTTAACGTTACCAGCAGAAGAGTTTTTGCCCAGTTTTGGTTGGGGGGTTGTTGATGCATGGGATAGTATGCATTACCGAGCGATCGCTACTTCTGGTTATGAATTTGTCAATGACGGTAAGCAACATAATCTGGCTTTCTTTCCCCTGTTTCCCTTAAGCATCTGGGTTTTGATGAAGTTGGGCTTACCGTTTGAATTAGCTGGGACGTTAATCAACAACTTGGCATTTTTTGCCGCACTTTACTGCTTATACTTTTGGGTTAAGGATCATTATGGCAGCAATGCAGCACAGTGGGTCACTGCTGTGGTTTCTTTGTATCCATCGTCCATGTTTACAGGGGTGATTTACACAGAGGGGCTGTATTTGTTTTTGAGTACATCGGCTTTGCGGGCATTTGATCAAAATCAGTATGGCTGGACTGCCCTTTGGGGCGCGATGGCGACAGCAACACGTCCTACGGGTATGGCACTAATTCCAGCATTTGCGATCGCCGCGTGGAAAGAACGCCGACCACCCGTTGCCTATATAGCTGGATTGACTACTGCTATTGGCATACTTCTATTCAGCTTGTATTGTGCGATTTATTTTGGCGGGCCTTTAGCTTTTATCGAAGCACAACGGGGATGGCGACCAACTCTGGGATTTGATTGGCAGGGTTGGTTAAACATGATCATGCAAATTGTAGTTGGTACAAAAAATTGGCAATATGGTTGGGTTGAAAACCCATCTGGCGGTATTCAAGACCCGTGGTATCTCTTGTTGTTGGTGGTGATTGTTGCGAGTGGCTATCTTTTATGGCGTTTTAGTTCGGGAAAATTATTCTATGGCTTTTACGCTTTAGTCTTATTTTTGTTGCTCTTAGCAAGTGAACAGTGGATCAATAGCTTGCTCAACTTGTTTATGGTCTTGGGTGGTGGCTATGTGTTGTGGCGCTTACACACGAAACTGACCCCAGTTACAGTTATTTATGGCTTTTGTGGTATTGGTTTGCTGTTAGCTTCTGGAGGCACTATCTCCTTGAGTCGTCTCGCCTACGGGATTGTACCTTTGAATATAGCGATTGGTGTGCTGCTATCTCGTCATCCTCGTCAGGGATATTTAATATTGGGAATTTTTGTGACACTACTAGCCAAAATAGCTGTAGGATTTGCCCAAGAGCGTTGGGTTGGTTAG
- a CDS encoding DMT family transporter, whose translation MSVFNQTKIAIASLFLGVGAISFGSIFMKLSETKLSPSATVFNRFWLASVVFLLWHGYKAIRQRFSVEKPVEHQRYSSQDLLLLIAAGILWAATLVLLAWSLTQTSVAISSVLHNLAPIFTSFGVWLLFRQGFERQFLIGMIIALGGAIAIEFEELQIAIDEVQGGLAAIVSAVFLSAYLLIVEKLRTKFSPGTIQLWICAIAALVIFPILLFTQDQVFPSTVSGWLWVISLAVICQVLGHGLLTYSLAKFSSVVVSLVHLLEPVFSGIFALVIFSEKLTCSNWVGFAVVLMGLYLAISSQAAVNFPFPESVKTTVNTFVKSMTNKLLLLKQQFFETPAFLGAVSLFVALIPISLAPSLAKLCEQEISANAVGFHRSWIAAVVFALWNGLEALRRQQSDRQPIEQKPFTKQDVWLLLAMGSAATTSLLLWAWSLSQTSVANVALLSNLNPLFVAAAWYLLLGRRFDNRFIIGLVIALGGAIAFELHNIQFATDQILGDALAFLTAVFIATYLLLIEQLQTRFTTATIMLWRCGVTTMFLLPILPFIEERLFPYSWMGWFFIIFQALFCQVLGQGLLTYSLSRLSSGVVAVTLLLNPVLASIFAWFIFSEQVSLFDWATFAVVLVGIYLAQSSQSIVQVTKRRLIVEKFYKKNSELRSQNSV comes from the coding sequence ATGAGTGTATTTAATCAAACGAAGATAGCGATCGCTTCATTATTTCTAGGTGTAGGTGCTATATCTTTTGGCTCTATTTTTATGAAATTGAGCGAAACTAAACTCAGCCCCAGTGCCACTGTATTTAATCGCTTTTGGCTTGCTAGTGTGGTCTTCTTGCTTTGGCATGGATACAAGGCAATACGGCAGCGATTTTCTGTAGAAAAACCTGTAGAACATCAGCGCTATAGCAGTCAGGATCTTTTGCTATTGATAGCTGCTGGGATTCTTTGGGCTGCCACTTTAGTCTTGTTAGCTTGGTCGCTAACTCAAACTAGCGTTGCGATTTCTAGTGTGCTGCATAATCTCGCCCCCATATTTACTAGCTTCGGGGTGTGGCTGTTATTTCGTCAGGGTTTTGAGCGTCAATTCCTGATTGGGATGATCATCGCCCTTGGGGGAGCGATCGCTATTGAATTTGAGGAACTGCAAATCGCCATAGACGAAGTTCAGGGAGGCTTGGCCGCGATCGTTTCTGCGGTTTTTTTGAGTGCATACCTGCTGATCGTAGAAAAATTACGAACCAAATTTTCTCCGGGCACAATCCAGTTGTGGATCTGTGCGATCGCGGCTTTAGTTATCTTCCCCATACTTTTGTTCACTCAAGATCAGGTTTTCCCCTCTACAGTCAGTGGGTGGCTTTGGGTAATTTCCCTAGCCGTAATCTGCCAAGTTTTAGGTCATGGGCTTTTGACCTATAGCCTTGCCAAGTTTTCCTCTGTAGTTGTCTCCTTAGTACATCTTTTAGAGCCAGTATTTAGCGGCATTTTCGCTCTTGTAATATTTTCAGAAAAATTAACTTGCTCAAATTGGGTAGGTTTTGCTGTAGTTTTAATGGGTTTATACTTAGCTATATCTAGCCAAGCTGCTGTTAATTTTCCATTTCCGGAATCAGTCAAAACTACAGTTAACACTTTCGTTAAAAGTATGACGAACAAACTGTTATTACTAAAGCAACAATTTTTTGAAACACCAGCTTTTCTAGGAGCTGTCTCATTATTTGTTGCCCTAATTCCCATATCTTTAGCACCATCTCTAGCAAAATTATGCGAACAAGAAATTAGTGCAAATGCTGTAGGATTTCATCGGAGTTGGATTGCCGCAGTCGTCTTTGCGCTGTGGAATGGACTTGAGGCTTTGCGCCGACAACAATCCGATCGTCAACCTATAGAACAGAAGCCTTTTACAAAACAGGACGTGTGGCTTTTATTGGCAATGGGAAGTGCTGCAACGACCTCCCTGTTGTTGTGGGCTTGGTCGCTGAGTCAAACTAGTGTTGCTAACGTGGCTTTACTGTCTAATTTGAACCCCTTATTTGTTGCTGCGGCTTGGTATCTGTTATTAGGTCGGCGCTTCGATAACAGATTCATTATCGGTTTGGTCATAGCCTTGGGGGGAGCGATCGCCTTTGAACTTCATAATATACAATTTGCAACTGACCAAATACTTGGTGATGCACTAGCATTTCTAACCGCAGTTTTTATTGCCACCTATTTACTGCTGATAGAACAACTCCAAACCCGATTTACTACCGCAACCATAATGCTCTGGCGTTGTGGTGTGACTACAATGTTTCTGTTGCCTATCCTCCCATTCATCGAAGAGAGATTGTTTCCCTATTCTTGGATGGGGTGGTTTTTCATCATTTTTCAAGCACTCTTCTGCCAAGTGTTGGGTCAGGGACTTCTAACTTATAGCCTCAGCAGACTCTCGTCAGGCGTCGTCGCTGTTACCCTTCTCCTCAATCCAGTCTTGGCTTCCATTTTCGCTTGGTTCATTTTTTCAGAACAAGTAAGTTTGTTTGACTGGGCGACTTTTGCCGTCGTTTTAGTAGGTATTTATCTCGCTCAATCTAGTCAATCTATTGTTCAAGTAACGAAACGAAGGCTCATAGTAGAGAAATTTTATAAGAAGAATTCAGAACTCAGGAGTCAGAATTCAGTATGA
- a CDS encoding reverse transcriptase domain-containing protein yields the protein MKKNSQLLLTDSPESLREKFYSLKQPMDIADLLEVSYPRLVYHIYLVEADKRYKIFEIPKKSGGIRQISTPITALKIIQTKLNQVLQTVYEIKPSVHGFVMGKNIVTNAQAHTKKRYVLNLDLTDFFPSINFGRVRGMFMATPYGLHPDVATVLAQICCHNNQLPQGAPTSPIVTNMICAKMDSQLQRLAKEYKATYTRYADDITFSTTLPKFPEELAYIVAEEDVDKIFIGNILLSIINNNGFEVNNHKNRLQVKGNHQEVTGLTTNLFPNVDRRYVRQVRAMLHAWAKFGLEAVEKEYQEKHESQSRLPAKQKPNFKQVLRGKIEFIGMVKGTDDSIYQKYLNQYQLLSNLVIN from the coding sequence GTGAAAAAAAACTCTCAGTTGCTTCTCACAGATAGCCCCGAATCTTTACGAGAGAAATTTTACTCTCTCAAACAACCAATGGATATAGCTGACCTTTTAGAGGTTTCCTATCCTCGTCTTGTTTATCATATATATCTTGTTGAAGCAGACAAACGTTATAAAATTTTTGAGATACCTAAAAAGTCTGGTGGTATTCGTCAGATATCAACTCCGATAACTGCACTTAAAATTATTCAGACAAAACTTAATCAAGTATTACAAACAGTGTATGAGATAAAACCATCAGTGCATGGTTTTGTGATGGGGAAAAATATTGTAACTAATGCTCAAGCTCATACTAAAAAACGCTATGTTCTAAATCTTGATTTAACTGATTTTTTTCCGTCGATTAATTTTGGTCGAGTCCGGGGTATGTTTATGGCTACACCCTATGGTTTACATCCAGACGTAGCGACTGTTCTAGCGCAGATTTGTTGTCATAACAATCAGTTACCTCAAGGTGCCCCAACTTCACCCATCGTGACTAATATGATTTGTGCCAAGATGGATAGTCAATTGCAACGTTTAGCTAAAGAGTACAAAGCAACTTATACAAGGTATGCAGATGATATTACTTTCTCAACAACTTTACCTAAGTTTCCTGAAGAACTAGCATATATAGTAGCTGAAGAAGATGTAGATAAAATTTTTATTGGTAATATATTATTATCAATTATTAATAATAATGGATTTGAGGTAAATAATCATAAAAATCGACTGCAAGTCAAAGGTAATCATCAAGAAGTAACGGGATTAACGACTAATCTATTTCCTAATGTTGACAGAAGGTATGTGCGTCAGGTTCGTGCTATGCTTCATGCTTGGGCTAAATTTGGGCTTGAGGCTGTGGAAAAAGAGTATCAAGAAAAGCATGAATCTCAAAGCAGATTACCTGCCAAGCAGAAACCAAATTTTAAACAAGTACTTCGGGGCAAAATAGAGTTTATTGGTATGGTAAAGGGAACAGATGATTCTATTTACCAAAAATATTTAAATCAATATCAGCTACTTTCAAATTTAGTGATTAATTAG
- the dxr gene encoding 1-deoxy-D-xylulose-5-phosphate reductoisomerase: MKAITLVGSTGSIGTQTLDIVTQYPDQFRIVGLAAGNNVEMLAAQIRQFRPQIAAICSEDKLPALKEALIDLDPQPILLAGEAGVIEVARYGDAQTVVTGIVGCAGLLPTIAAIEAGKDIALANKETLIAGAPVVLPLIEKHGVKLLPADSEHSAIFQCLQGVPKGGVRKILLTASGGAFRDWDVEKLANVTVADALKHPNWSMGRKITVDSATLMNKGLEVIEAHFLFGLDYDNIEIVIHPQSIIHSLIELQDTSVLAQLGWPDMRLPLLYALSWPERIYTNWERLDLVKAGNLTFREPDHQKYPCMQLAYAVGKAGGSMPAVLNAANEQAVALFLDEKIRFLDIPRCIEWVCDRHQNDHRANPSLDDILAADKWARQEVLTATEKLETHSRIISVR; this comes from the coding sequence GTGAAAGCGATTACTCTTGTTGGTTCCACTGGTTCTATTGGTACTCAGACTTTAGATATTGTCACTCAGTACCCAGATCAGTTTCGGATTGTGGGATTGGCAGCTGGGAACAATGTAGAGATGTTGGCTGCTCAAATTCGGCAATTTCGGCCGCAAATAGCAGCAATTTGCTCAGAAGATAAATTACCAGCGCTCAAAGAAGCTCTCATTGACCTCGATCCCCAACCGATTCTACTGGCAGGTGAGGCTGGAGTGATAGAAGTCGCTCGCTACGGCGATGCTCAAACTGTTGTCACTGGTATTGTTGGCTGTGCTGGTTTGCTACCCACGATCGCAGCGATTGAAGCTGGTAAAGATATTGCCTTGGCGAACAAAGAAACCCTGATTGCAGGGGCCCCTGTGGTTCTACCCTTAATCGAAAAACATGGTGTAAAATTACTCCCAGCCGATTCCGAACATTCCGCAATATTTCAATGTCTCCAAGGTGTGCCAAAGGGAGGCGTGCGGAAAATTTTACTCACTGCATCTGGTGGGGCTTTCCGAGACTGGGATGTAGAAAAGTTAGCAAATGTAACTGTTGCTGATGCTCTCAAACATCCTAATTGGTCGATGGGACGTAAAATCACAGTAGACTCTGCTACTTTGATGAATAAAGGACTGGAAGTAATCGAGGCTCACTTCCTGTTTGGGTTGGATTATGACAATATCGAAATTGTCATTCATCCCCAGAGCATTATTCACTCGCTGATTGAACTGCAAGATACTTCAGTTTTAGCTCAACTTGGTTGGCCGGATATGCGCTTACCCTTGCTGTATGCTCTATCTTGGCCAGAGCGCATCTACACCAACTGGGAACGACTAGATTTAGTCAAAGCTGGAAATTTAACCTTCCGTGAACCAGATCACCAGAAGTATCCTTGTATGCAGTTGGCTTATGCTGTGGGTAAAGCTGGTGGTTCGATGCCAGCCGTGTTAAATGCCGCCAATGAGCAAGCTGTAGCTTTATTTTTAGATGAAAAAATTCGCTTTTTAGATATTCCTCGGTGTATCGAATGGGTGTGTGATCGCCATCAAAATGATCACCGTGCAAATCCCTCTTTAGATGACATTTTGGCAGCAGATAAATGGGCAAGACAAGAAGTTTTAACAGCGACTGAAAAGTTAGAAACTCACTCGCGGATAATCTCTGTGCGATAA